A single region of the Maylandia zebra isolate NMK-2024a linkage group LG17, Mzebra_GT3a, whole genome shotgun sequence genome encodes:
- the si:ch73-352p4.8 gene encoding cystine/glutamate transporter, which translates to MEGTRIKKRGNNKMAKRDDEVVFLRRQIGLLPAVSFIIGTVVGSGIFIAPKGVLLNSGSVGLSLLVWVLCGVLSLFGALCYAELGTTFTKSGGHYTYLLETLGPLPAFLRLWNEFLFIRPSVASYVSLAFGHYVVEPFFTPCAAPIVLIRLVSILGVTFVVAVNCWSVNMAFRTQVALTFIKIFALALIIVPGFIALAKGKTENFQNGFEVDLLTLDKLPLAFYSGLYAYGGWFNLNFITEEVTNPNRNMPLAIILSIVAVTVFYVLVNVAYYTMMTPAEVLLSDAVAVTFANRAFQGLAPVIPVLVAISCLGALHGGFFGAPRMLFVGAREGHWPAIFSMIHIRRQTPLPAVLFLYPLVIFMLITGEIYQLLNFASFSRWFFIALVTLGMLIHRYRFPLHPRPFKVPLVIGITFTMVSFFIVGLSLYSDPWNTGQSCALTLTGVPVYYVTVYRFRLPRRCRRIFDYCSKQLQILLEVAQQEVQTY; encoded by the exons ATGGAGGGGACCAGGATAAAGAAAAGGGGAAATAACAAGATGGCTAAGAGAGATGATGAAGTGGTGTTCCTTCGGAGGCAGATCGGACTGCTGCCTGCCGTGTCCTTCATCATTGGGACTGTGGTGGGCAGTGGGATTTTCATTGCACCGAAAGGAGTCCTGCTGAACAGTGGCAGCGTGGGGTTATCTCTGCTGGTGTGGGTGCTATGTGGTGTCCTTTCTCTCTTTG GAGCCCTCTGTTATGCAGAACTGGGCACCACTTTTACAAAATCAGGGGGTCACTACACATACCTGCTGGAGACTTTGGGGCCTCTGCCTGCCTTCCTACGACTCTGGAATGAGTTTTTATTCATCAG GCCATCTGTTGCGTCTTATGTCTCCCTTGCCTTTGGTCATTATGTGGTGGAGCCATTCTTCACACCCTGTGCTGCTCCCATAGTGCTCATCAGACTTGTCAGTATCCTTGGAGTGA CGTTTGTCGTAGCCGTCAATTGCTGGAGTGTGAACATGGCCTTTCGCACTCAAGTCGCCTTGACTTTCATTAAGATATTTGCCCTGGCCCTCATCATCGTCCCAGGGTTCATTGCACTGGCCAAAG GGAAGACAGAAAATTTCCAGAATGGTTTCGAGGTTGATTTGTTAACACTGGATAAGTTGCCACTGGCCTTCTATAGCGGCCTCTATGCCTATGGTGGATG GTTTAATTTGAACTTTATCACAGAAGAAGTCACAAACCCTAATAG AAACATGCCACTGGCAATAATCTTGTCCATTGTGGCAGTGACAGTCTTTTATGTGCTTGTTAATGTGGCCTACTACACCATGATGACTCCCGCTGAGGTGCTTCTGTCAGATGCTGTGGCTGTG ACATTTGCCAACCGTGCTTTTCAGGGGTTGGCTCCTGTGATCCCCGTTCTTGTTGCCATATCTTGCCTTGGAGCACTTCACGGTGGCTTCTTTGGGGCACCTAG GATGCTGTTTGTGGGAGCCAGGGAAGGCCACTGGCCAGCCATCTTTTCCATGATTCACATCCGCAGACAAACACCTTTACCTGCTGTGTTGTTCCTG TACCCCTTGGTAATTTTCATGTTAATCACTGGAGAGATTTACCAGCTCCTCAACTTTGCATCCTTTTCACGCTGGTTCTTCATCGCCTTGGTAACCTTGGGGATGCTCATACATCGATATCGTTTTCCTCTCCATCCAAGACCTTTTAAG GTGCCCTTGGTCATTGGAATCACCTTCACAATGGTCTCCTTCTTCATTGTGGGTCTGTCTCTTTACTCTGACCCCTGGAACACAGGACAAAGTTGTGCTCTAACACTGACTGGTGTCCCAGTTTACTATGTTACTGTCTACCGCTTTCGTTTGCCCCGTAGATGCAGGCGCATATTTG actactgcagcaaacagctACAGATCCTTCTAGAAGTGGCTCAACAGGAAGTCCAGACTTACTGA
- the LOC112436273 gene encoding forkhead box protein M1 isoform X1 — protein sequence MRRSPTRPRILKRRKLPFHQNATDSQPGESGSKDPSIPAAVQSFPGGIRIMDHPSKSDTRLVYFPETADLQSVIGDLTAKGNECGAQGPNKFILLSGSGNKWDYGADPQSAAEAAATRSTEGHKVKAETTRSFPGDKLLTEIKPWNKDVNYSPLDDSLGRMSTCALEPNSTKQLSSKENQNPLLQTFQAHNTHTSAEAPQQPISERPPYSYMVMIQFAINSRKNRRMTLNEIYMWIEDNFPYYRDVAKPGWKNSIRHNLSVHDLFIRETSPDGKMSFWTIRPEANRCLTLDHVYKPGCDPVTATVPVPMLLLANQHQKRTLPDARKTPTSSERKMKPLLPRTDSYLVPIQLPVTPSVYLPSTSTPFPPPCSQQKGNNSRGTKRVRIAPKVTRSDSPAVMISPQKNTDFKVEVKEELVCVPIKCETPKAPPKRQASSSRRKQRLVLSVNEEPVLLCHESNFFDSGVASDASTFQDNPHIELDEDKHGQESPDREFSFKTPIKSRSHLTSSTPSKPPSYVASFKVTPVDKGSQDILHLSPIRTPGGPTDTPQHDYTTFSFSSTPFKDLPLFNSPRELLTSAPSRVTGPAESPTECLKSSCSRELLQGGSSTTANRSITEGLVLDTMNDSLSDLLLDVSFSGLDDDDLGMANISWSEFIPQLK from the exons ATGAGACGGAGCCCGACGAGACCCCGGATTctcaaaagaagaaaactgcCTTTTCATCAAAATGCGACGGATTCACAGCCTGGAGAATCAGGCTCCAAAGATCCGTCAATACCAGCTGCTGTTCAGAGCTTTCCTGGTGGTATCCGCATCATGGACCATCCATCCAAGTCTGATACTCGGTTGGTATACTTTCCCGAAACAGCAGATCTTCAAAGTGTTATTGGGGACCTCACAGCTAAAGGCAATGAGTGTGGTGCCCAGGGCCCAAACAAGTTCATTCTTCTGAGTGGGAGTGGCAACAAGTGGGACTATGGAGCTGATCCTCAGTCTGCTGCTGAAGCGGCTGCTACAAGGAGTACAGAAGGACATAAAGTCAAAGCTGAAACTACACGCAGTTTCCCAGGTGACAAACTTCTAACTGAAATTAAACCAT GGAATAAGGATGTCAATTACAGTCCTTTAGATGACAGCCTTGGTAGGATGAGCACATGTGCCTTGGAGCCAAATTCTACAAAGCAGCTCAGCAGCAAGGAGAACCAGAACCCTTTACTACAGACTTTTCAG GCACACAATACACATACCAGTGCAGAAGCTCCTCAGCAACCCATTTCAGAGAGGCCACCGTACTCCTACATGGTCATGATCCAGTTTGCTATCAATAGCAGAAAGAACAGGAGGATGACCCTAAACGAGATTTACATGTGGATTGAGGACAACTTCCCTTACTATAGAGATGTGGCCAAACCAGGCTGGAAG AATTCCATCCGCCATAACCTCTCTGTGCATGACCTGTTCATTCGTGAAACGTCTCCAGATGGTAAAATGTCTTTCTGGACTATCCGACCTGAAGCCAATCGATGCCTCACACTTGATCATGTGTACAAG CCGGGCTGTGATCCAGTGACTGCCACTGTTCCTGTGCCAATGCTTTTACTGGCTAATCAA CACCAAAAGAGGACACTTCCAGATGCAAGAAAAACACCAACTAGCTCTG agAGAAAGATGAAACCTCTTCTGCCTCGAACCGATTCATACTTGGTGCCCATACAGCTCCCCGTCACTCCTTCTGTCTACCTGCCATCCACTTCTACCCCTTTTCCTCCGCCCTGCTCCCAGCAGAAGGGGAACAATTCACGAGGAACAAAGAGAGTCCGCATAGCACCGAAG GTGACACGAAGTGATTCCCCAGCTGTGATGATATCTCCTCAGAAGAATACGGACTTTAAGGTAGAAGTGAAGGAGGAGCTGGTATGTGTTCCAATTAAATGCGAGACCCCCAAAGCTCCTCCAAAGAGACAAGCCAGCAGCTCACGGCGCAAACAGCGCTTGGTTCTCTCTGTGAATGAAGAGCCTGTTCTCCTCTGCCACGAAAGTAATTTCTTTGACTCTGGCGTAGCCTCCGATGCTTCGACATTCCAGGACAATCCACATATTGAGCTGGATGAAGACAAGCATGGGCAGGAAAGCCCAGATAGGGAGTTCTCATTCAAAACCCCGATAAAAAGTAGAAGCCATTTGACCTCATCCACCCCCAGCAAGCCACCTTCTTATGTTGCGTCTTTTAAAGTGACCCCGGTAGACAAAGGAAGCCAAGATATTCTACACTTGAGCCCTATTCGTACACCAGGTGGTCCCACAGATACTCCACAACACGACTACACCACCTTCAGCTTCAGCAGCACTCCCTTTAAAGACTTGCCTCTGTTTAACTCCCCAAGAGAGCTGCTCACATCTGCTCCCTCCAGAGTGACCGGACCAGCAGAGTCGCCCACCGAATGCCTCAAAAGTAGCTGCTCCAGAGAGCTTCTGCAGGGAGGCAGTTCCACAACAGCCAATCGCTCAATCACAGAGGGCCTCGTCTTGGATACCATGAACGACAGCCTGAGCGATTTATTGTTGGATGTTAGCTTCTCTGGTCTGGATGATGACGACCTTGGTATGGCGAACATCAGCTGGTCTGAGTTCATCCCTCAGTTGAAATAG
- the LOC112436273 gene encoding forkhead box protein M1 isoform X2 — MRRSPTRPRILKRRKLPFHQNATDSQPGESGSKDPSIPAAVQSFPGGIRIMDHPSKSDTRLVYFPETADLQSVIGDLTAKGNECGAQGPNKFILLSGSGNKWDYGADPQSAAEAAATRSTEGHKVKAETTRSFPGNKDVNYSPLDDSLGRMSTCALEPNSTKQLSSKENQNPLLQTFQAHNTHTSAEAPQQPISERPPYSYMVMIQFAINSRKNRRMTLNEIYMWIEDNFPYYRDVAKPGWKNSIRHNLSVHDLFIRETSPDGKMSFWTIRPEANRCLTLDHVYKPGCDPVTATVPVPMLLLANQHQKRTLPDARKTPTSSERKMKPLLPRTDSYLVPIQLPVTPSVYLPSTSTPFPPPCSQQKGNNSRGTKRVRIAPKVTRSDSPAVMISPQKNTDFKVEVKEELVCVPIKCETPKAPPKRQASSSRRKQRLVLSVNEEPVLLCHESNFFDSGVASDASTFQDNPHIELDEDKHGQESPDREFSFKTPIKSRSHLTSSTPSKPPSYVASFKVTPVDKGSQDILHLSPIRTPGGPTDTPQHDYTTFSFSSTPFKDLPLFNSPRELLTSAPSRVTGPAESPTECLKSSCSRELLQGGSSTTANRSITEGLVLDTMNDSLSDLLLDVSFSGLDDDDLGMANISWSEFIPQLK, encoded by the exons ATGAGACGGAGCCCGACGAGACCCCGGATTctcaaaagaagaaaactgcCTTTTCATCAAAATGCGACGGATTCACAGCCTGGAGAATCAGGCTCCAAAGATCCGTCAATACCAGCTGCTGTTCAGAGCTTTCCTGGTGGTATCCGCATCATGGACCATCCATCCAAGTCTGATACTCGGTTGGTATACTTTCCCGAAACAGCAGATCTTCAAAGTGTTATTGGGGACCTCACAGCTAAAGGCAATGAGTGTGGTGCCCAGGGCCCAAACAAGTTCATTCTTCTGAGTGGGAGTGGCAACAAGTGGGACTATGGAGCTGATCCTCAGTCTGCTGCTGAAGCGGCTGCTACAAGGAGTACAGAAGGACATAAAGTCAAAGCTGAAACTACACGCAGTTTCCCAG GGAATAAGGATGTCAATTACAGTCCTTTAGATGACAGCCTTGGTAGGATGAGCACATGTGCCTTGGAGCCAAATTCTACAAAGCAGCTCAGCAGCAAGGAGAACCAGAACCCTTTACTACAGACTTTTCAG GCACACAATACACATACCAGTGCAGAAGCTCCTCAGCAACCCATTTCAGAGAGGCCACCGTACTCCTACATGGTCATGATCCAGTTTGCTATCAATAGCAGAAAGAACAGGAGGATGACCCTAAACGAGATTTACATGTGGATTGAGGACAACTTCCCTTACTATAGAGATGTGGCCAAACCAGGCTGGAAG AATTCCATCCGCCATAACCTCTCTGTGCATGACCTGTTCATTCGTGAAACGTCTCCAGATGGTAAAATGTCTTTCTGGACTATCCGACCTGAAGCCAATCGATGCCTCACACTTGATCATGTGTACAAG CCGGGCTGTGATCCAGTGACTGCCACTGTTCCTGTGCCAATGCTTTTACTGGCTAATCAA CACCAAAAGAGGACACTTCCAGATGCAAGAAAAACACCAACTAGCTCTG agAGAAAGATGAAACCTCTTCTGCCTCGAACCGATTCATACTTGGTGCCCATACAGCTCCCCGTCACTCCTTCTGTCTACCTGCCATCCACTTCTACCCCTTTTCCTCCGCCCTGCTCCCAGCAGAAGGGGAACAATTCACGAGGAACAAAGAGAGTCCGCATAGCACCGAAG GTGACACGAAGTGATTCCCCAGCTGTGATGATATCTCCTCAGAAGAATACGGACTTTAAGGTAGAAGTGAAGGAGGAGCTGGTATGTGTTCCAATTAAATGCGAGACCCCCAAAGCTCCTCCAAAGAGACAAGCCAGCAGCTCACGGCGCAAACAGCGCTTGGTTCTCTCTGTGAATGAAGAGCCTGTTCTCCTCTGCCACGAAAGTAATTTCTTTGACTCTGGCGTAGCCTCCGATGCTTCGACATTCCAGGACAATCCACATATTGAGCTGGATGAAGACAAGCATGGGCAGGAAAGCCCAGATAGGGAGTTCTCATTCAAAACCCCGATAAAAAGTAGAAGCCATTTGACCTCATCCACCCCCAGCAAGCCACCTTCTTATGTTGCGTCTTTTAAAGTGACCCCGGTAGACAAAGGAAGCCAAGATATTCTACACTTGAGCCCTATTCGTACACCAGGTGGTCCCACAGATACTCCACAACACGACTACACCACCTTCAGCTTCAGCAGCACTCCCTTTAAAGACTTGCCTCTGTTTAACTCCCCAAGAGAGCTGCTCACATCTGCTCCCTCCAGAGTGACCGGACCAGCAGAGTCGCCCACCGAATGCCTCAAAAGTAGCTGCTCCAGAGAGCTTCTGCAGGGAGGCAGTTCCACAACAGCCAATCGCTCAATCACAGAGGGCCTCGTCTTGGATACCATGAACGACAGCCTGAGCGATTTATTGTTGGATGTTAGCTTCTCTGGTCTGGATGATGACGACCTTGGTATGGCGAACATCAGCTGGTCTGAGTTCATCCCTCAGTTGAAATAG
- the LOC112436273 gene encoding forkhead box protein M1 isoform X3 → MRRSPTRPRILKRRKLPFHQNATDSQPGESGSKDPSIPAAVQSFPGGIRIMDHPSKSDTRLVYFPETADLQSVIGDLTAKGNECGAQGPNKFILLSGSGNKWDYGADPQSAAEAAATRSTEGHKVKAETTRSFPGDKLLTEIKPWNKDVNYSPLDDSLGRMSTCALEPNSTKQLSSKENQNPLLQTFQAHNTHTSAEAPQQPISERPPYSYMVMIQFAINSRKNRRMTLNEIYMWIEDNFPYYRDVAKPGWKNSIRHNLSVHDLFIRETSPDGKMSFWTIRPEANRCLTLDHVYKHQKRTLPDARKTPTSSERKMKPLLPRTDSYLVPIQLPVTPSVYLPSTSTPFPPPCSQQKGNNSRGTKRVRIAPKVTRSDSPAVMISPQKNTDFKVEVKEELVCVPIKCETPKAPPKRQASSSRRKQRLVLSVNEEPVLLCHESNFFDSGVASDASTFQDNPHIELDEDKHGQESPDREFSFKTPIKSRSHLTSSTPSKPPSYVASFKVTPVDKGSQDILHLSPIRTPGGPTDTPQHDYTTFSFSSTPFKDLPLFNSPRELLTSAPSRVTGPAESPTECLKSSCSRELLQGGSSTTANRSITEGLVLDTMNDSLSDLLLDVSFSGLDDDDLGMANISWSEFIPQLK, encoded by the exons ATGAGACGGAGCCCGACGAGACCCCGGATTctcaaaagaagaaaactgcCTTTTCATCAAAATGCGACGGATTCACAGCCTGGAGAATCAGGCTCCAAAGATCCGTCAATACCAGCTGCTGTTCAGAGCTTTCCTGGTGGTATCCGCATCATGGACCATCCATCCAAGTCTGATACTCGGTTGGTATACTTTCCCGAAACAGCAGATCTTCAAAGTGTTATTGGGGACCTCACAGCTAAAGGCAATGAGTGTGGTGCCCAGGGCCCAAACAAGTTCATTCTTCTGAGTGGGAGTGGCAACAAGTGGGACTATGGAGCTGATCCTCAGTCTGCTGCTGAAGCGGCTGCTACAAGGAGTACAGAAGGACATAAAGTCAAAGCTGAAACTACACGCAGTTTCCCAGGTGACAAACTTCTAACTGAAATTAAACCAT GGAATAAGGATGTCAATTACAGTCCTTTAGATGACAGCCTTGGTAGGATGAGCACATGTGCCTTGGAGCCAAATTCTACAAAGCAGCTCAGCAGCAAGGAGAACCAGAACCCTTTACTACAGACTTTTCAG GCACACAATACACATACCAGTGCAGAAGCTCCTCAGCAACCCATTTCAGAGAGGCCACCGTACTCCTACATGGTCATGATCCAGTTTGCTATCAATAGCAGAAAGAACAGGAGGATGACCCTAAACGAGATTTACATGTGGATTGAGGACAACTTCCCTTACTATAGAGATGTGGCCAAACCAGGCTGGAAG AATTCCATCCGCCATAACCTCTCTGTGCATGACCTGTTCATTCGTGAAACGTCTCCAGATGGTAAAATGTCTTTCTGGACTATCCGACCTGAAGCCAATCGATGCCTCACACTTGATCATGTGTACAAG CACCAAAAGAGGACACTTCCAGATGCAAGAAAAACACCAACTAGCTCTG agAGAAAGATGAAACCTCTTCTGCCTCGAACCGATTCATACTTGGTGCCCATACAGCTCCCCGTCACTCCTTCTGTCTACCTGCCATCCACTTCTACCCCTTTTCCTCCGCCCTGCTCCCAGCAGAAGGGGAACAATTCACGAGGAACAAAGAGAGTCCGCATAGCACCGAAG GTGACACGAAGTGATTCCCCAGCTGTGATGATATCTCCTCAGAAGAATACGGACTTTAAGGTAGAAGTGAAGGAGGAGCTGGTATGTGTTCCAATTAAATGCGAGACCCCCAAAGCTCCTCCAAAGAGACAAGCCAGCAGCTCACGGCGCAAACAGCGCTTGGTTCTCTCTGTGAATGAAGAGCCTGTTCTCCTCTGCCACGAAAGTAATTTCTTTGACTCTGGCGTAGCCTCCGATGCTTCGACATTCCAGGACAATCCACATATTGAGCTGGATGAAGACAAGCATGGGCAGGAAAGCCCAGATAGGGAGTTCTCATTCAAAACCCCGATAAAAAGTAGAAGCCATTTGACCTCATCCACCCCCAGCAAGCCACCTTCTTATGTTGCGTCTTTTAAAGTGACCCCGGTAGACAAAGGAAGCCAAGATATTCTACACTTGAGCCCTATTCGTACACCAGGTGGTCCCACAGATACTCCACAACACGACTACACCACCTTCAGCTTCAGCAGCACTCCCTTTAAAGACTTGCCTCTGTTTAACTCCCCAAGAGAGCTGCTCACATCTGCTCCCTCCAGAGTGACCGGACCAGCAGAGTCGCCCACCGAATGCCTCAAAAGTAGCTGCTCCAGAGAGCTTCTGCAGGGAGGCAGTTCCACAACAGCCAATCGCTCAATCACAGAGGGCCTCGTCTTGGATACCATGAACGACAGCCTGAGCGATTTATTGTTGGATGTTAGCTTCTCTGGTCTGGATGATGACGACCTTGGTATGGCGAACATCAGCTGGTCTGAGTTCATCCCTCAGTTGAAATAG